GGGAAGACAGACCCCGAAGGGGCAATACTGTTCGGCACGACTTGCATATAAGCCATCGGAGGCGATTGCCTCCCTTCTCCCCTGGTGGGAGAAGGTGCCCCGTAGGGGCGGATGAGGGGGGTCATAACCGGCGGCGGACGCTGGGATCCCCCTCATCCGGCCTTCGGCCACCTTCTCCCACCAGGGGAGAAGGGAGGTTTCCATCGCTTCTTCTGAAGCTCAATTCCCGTGCCGAACAGTATTGCCGAAGGGGTCAGTTGAGGGGGCGACCGGCTTCGAACGCGCATCCCTATTGGTCGGCTTCGAGGCCGCGCCGATCCCCCCTCATCCGGCCGCTTCGCGGCCACCTTCCCCCGCGAGGGGGGAAGGCCGTTGAGACCAGGACTGTCGAGCGCAGGCGACTTTCACGCGTCGCTCGTCTCGTGTCTCATCAATCGTCCTCATCCTTCCGGACGTGCTTGATGTCGTCCACCTGCGGCGGCGTCTTCTCGGCTTGCAGCCGCTTCGCCACGACCTCGGCCTCGCGCAGGACGCGAAGGGCGTTGCCGCCCAGGATCTTGTGGACGTCGGCTTCGGAATATCCCCGGCGGAGGAGTTCCTCGGTGATCCTCGGGTAGTCCGACACGTCCTCCAGGCCGACGGGCCAGGAGTCGATCCCGTCGAAGTCCGAGCCGATCCCGACGTGGTCGATTCCCGCCACCTTCACGATGTGGTCGATGTGATCGACGACGGTGGAGACGGTGCCTCGGATCGCCTTGGCGTCGTTCTTGTACCAGTCGGCAAGGGCCTTGTCGCGCTCGGCCTTGTCGGGGTGGGCCTTGCGGATCGCGGCCTTCGCTTCGCGGGACTTCTTGCCCGACTCGGGGACCAGGAAGCCCGAGTAGAAGTTGACCATCACGACGCCCCCGTTCGACTTCAGGCGGGCGAGGATGTCGTCGGGCACGTTCCGGGGGACCGGACAGAGCGCGAAGGCGCTGGAGTGGCTGGCGATGACCGGGGCCTTGGCGACCCGCAGAACGTCGTCCATGGTCTCGGCCGAAACGTGCGAGATGTCGACCAGCATCCCCAGCCGGTTCATCTCGGCGACGATCCGCTCGCCGAACGGAGTCAGGCCTCCGTGTTTGTGCTCGTCGCTGGCGGCGTCGGCCCAGGCCAGGGTCTTGTTGTGGGTCAGCGTCATGTATCGCGCGCCGAGCGCGTGGAAGGCCCGCAACTCGGCGAAGCTGTCGTCGATCGCCACGCCCCCCTCGATCCCGATCAGGCTGGCGATCTTCCCCGCCTTAACGGCCTTTTCCACGTCGTCGGCCGTCAGGGCGAGTTGGAGGTCGTTCGGGTACTTCTCGACAAGCCGGTTCACGAAGTCGATCTGCTCGACCACGGTCTTCGTGGGGTTGGCATGCTCACTGGGGATGTAGACCGACCAGAACTGGGCCTTGAGGCCCCCCTTTCGGAGCCGGGGGACGTCCGTCTGACCGGGTTCGACGTGGCCGGCGAAGTCGAACTTCTTCATCCCCAGGTCGTTCTGGGCGCGCATCAACCAGGGATAGTCGTTGTGGCCGTCGAACAGCATGCCGGCGGCATGCACGGCGCGGGCCCGTTCGGAGACCGGAGGCAGGTCGTCGGCCTGCGCCTTCGCGGATCCCGCAAAAACCATGGCCATCGCAGCGCACGTCCAGGCCCCCGCCACTCTCGCTTCCATCATCGTCAAAAGTCTCCTGCGTAACTCTCCGGCCGTCGACAGTCCCTTATTGTCGTTCGACGCCTCCTCCGGGGACAACCTCCCGCCGTCCCCCGCGAGTCGGAAAGCGAATTCGCCCCAGAACATGATCCGAAATGGCCGGCCGAGTCCATATTGCAGATAGAGGCCGCGACGCCTCGGCTCTTCCTCAATCCGCTAGTCCGTAGCGAACGCCGAACGCTGAGCTTCGACGGCGAAGTTCATCATTCTGGCCAAACGAACCCACCAAGTTGACCGGCCGCAAATCGTTCCAAGATAGGACTTTCGGCGTGATTCAAGGCACCCTCGCCTGGGGCGAACGAAGCCATTCCAAAGCCAATCGCGAAGCGCATGCGGCCAGCGGCGATACCACGAAACCAGAGCAGAGACACACATCTGGGTGCCATGGTCACGCTTGCGTGGCCATGAACCGGCATCGGCTACAGCGTGATGGTCGCCGCTCTCATGGCCACGCAAGCGTGACCATGGCACCCGAGTTCACCCTCAACCCAGAAACGAGTTCCGGCGAGGCTGGGGATGTCCCAAGAGGACAGTCCGAATGCCATCCGATTCCCGAAAACGGCTTTGCTCAAGACCCCGACGCGTTGAGTACCGTTGCAAAAGCCGCCGAACGAAGCCGCCCGAAAATCGCACCTC
The Paludisphaera rhizosphaerae DNA segment above includes these coding regions:
- a CDS encoding dipeptidase, producing MMEARVAGAWTCAAMAMVFAGSAKAQADDLPPVSERARAVHAAGMLFDGHNDYPWLMRAQNDLGMKKFDFAGHVEPGQTDVPRLRKGGLKAQFWSVYIPSEHANPTKTVVEQIDFVNRLVEKYPNDLQLALTADDVEKAVKAGKIASLIGIEGGVAIDDSFAELRAFHALGARYMTLTHNKTLAWADAASDEHKHGGLTPFGERIVAEMNRLGMLVDISHVSAETMDDVLRVAKAPVIASHSSAFALCPVPRNVPDDILARLKSNGGVVMVNFYSGFLVPESGKKSREAKAAIRKAHPDKAERDKALADWYKNDAKAIRGTVSTVVDHIDHIVKVAGIDHVGIGSDFDGIDSWPVGLEDVSDYPRITEELLRRGYSEADVHKILGGNALRVLREAEVVAKRLQAEKTPPQVDDIKHVRKDEDD